Below is a window of Halobaculum lipolyticum DNA.
GCGCTTCTGCGGGATGCACTTCTTCAACCCGCCGGTGCGGATGCAGTTGGTGGAGGTCATCTCGGGCGCCCACACCGACGAGGAGACGCTCTCGCTCGTCGAGGACGTCGCCGAGCGCATGGGCAAGACGCCGGTGCGCGTCCGCAAGGACTCGCCGGGCTTCATCGTCAACCGCGTGCTCGTCCCGCTGATGAACGAGGCCGCGTGGCTCGTCCACGAGGGCGAGGCGACCGTCGAGGAGGTCGACTCCACGACGAAGTACGACCTCGGTCTCCCGATGGGGAGCTTCGAGTTGGCCGACCAGGTCGGCATCGACGTGGGCGTCCACGTGCTGGAGTACATGCACGAGGTGCTCGGCGAGGCGTACGAGCCGTGCCCGCTCCTCACCGAGAAGGTGGAGAACGAGGACCTCGGCAAGAAGACCGGGAAGGGGTTCTACGACTACGAGGACGGCGGCGCCGACGTCCCCTCCGACGCGGTCTCCGAGGACGTGAAGCACGCGCTGCTGGCGGTGATGGCGAACGAGGTCGCCGGCCTGATCGGCAACGACGTCGCCGACGCCGACGCCATCGACCAAGCGGTGAAGCTGGGCGCCGGCTTCCCCGACGGTCCCGCGAAGATGGCCGACTCGGTCGGTCTCGACGCGCTGTTGGAGACGCTCGAGGAGCGGTACGAGGCGACCGACGCCGAGCGATACGCCGCGGTCGACTACCTCCGCGAGCTCGTCGACGCGGGCGAGGGGTTCTACGGCGGCGGCGACGACGACGACGCCGTCGACTTCGAGACGATCCGGATCGAGCGCGACGGGAAGGTGGGCCACATCGTCCTCGACCGCCCCCACCGCATGAACACGGTGTCCGGCGAGATGCTCGACGAACTCGGCGTCGCCATCGAAGACCTCGACGCCGACGACGACGTGCGCGCCGTGCTCGTGACGGGCGAGGGCGATCGCGCGTTCTCCGCCGGCGCCGACGTGCAGAGCATGGCCGCCGGCGGCGGCGACCCGCTCCACTCGGTCGAACTGTCGCGCAAGGGCCAGTCCACGTTCGGCAAGTTCGAGGCGGCCGACGTGCCGGTCGTCGCCGGCATCGACGGCTACTGTCTCGGCGGCGGCATGGAGTTCGCCACCTGCGCGGACATGCGCGTCGCCTCCGAGCGCTCCGAACTCGGGCAGCCCGAACACAACCTCGGCCTCCTGCCCGGCTGGGGCGGCACCCAGCGCCTGCGCCACATCGTCGGCGAGGGGCGCGCCAAGGAGATCATCTTCACCGCGGACCGCTACGAGGCCGAGGAGATGGCCGACTACGGCTTCCTCAACGAGGTCGTCGCCAACGACGAACTCGACGAGCGCGCGATGGAGCTGGCGAAGGACCTGGCCGCCGGGCCGCCGGTCGCCCAGCGCTACACGAAGC
It encodes the following:
- a CDS encoding 3-hydroxyacyl-CoA dehydrogenase/enoyl-CoA hydratase family protein, which gives rise to MDVDDVETIAVLGAGNMGHGIAEVAALAGFEVHMRDINEEFVQNGYDQIEWSLGKLAEKDQISETEADAALERVSAVVPVEDAVADADLIVEAVPEKMDIKKDVYADVEAHAPDHAVFASNTSSLSITELSEVTDRAERFCGMHFFNPPVRMQLVEVISGAHTDEETLSLVEDVAERMGKTPVRVRKDSPGFIVNRVLVPLMNEAAWLVHEGEATVEEVDSTTKYDLGLPMGSFELADQVGIDVGVHVLEYMHEVLGEAYEPCPLLTEKVENEDLGKKTGKGFYDYEDGGADVPSDAVSEDVKHALLAVMANEVAGLIGNDVADADAIDQAVKLGAGFPDGPAKMADSVGLDALLETLEERYEATDAERYAAVDYLRELVDAGEGFYGGGDDDDAVDFETIRIERDGKVGHIVLDRPHRMNTVSGEMLDELGVAIEDLDADDDVRAVLVTGEGDRAFSAGADVQSMAAGGGDPLHSVELSRKGQSTFGKFEAADVPVVAGIDGYCLGGGMEFATCADMRVASERSELGQPEHNLGLLPGWGGTQRLRHIVGEGRAKEIIFTADRYEAEEMADYGFLNEVVANDELDERAMELAKDLAAGPPVAQRYTKRAMLAGRDDTDAGLEIEAQAFGQLMNTDDLMEGVMAFMSNEEPEFEGK